A stretch of the Argentina anserina chromosome 6, drPotAnse1.1, whole genome shotgun sequence genome encodes the following:
- the LOC126796822 gene encoding uncharacterized protein LOC126796822 gives MANSKEQACWNESLVEVFVEIYEWRLWKDLKNKYTGLGWDPKLNTVVATEECWSQIIGKTKEFARFKKKGISPEFETKLDILFFDITATGKHAWAPSSSIPIPNSSEEGDNVNYVEGSGDSDERDVSNYTRSSKRKRSERALKDKEKIPKKVGGGAQLAKEIGIICSAIESRSTSSSIVSNARTSITKVMKDVTSLPGAEQGTRLWFFATRLFLSAEKREMYCTMEDPNMKLGWLQFEMNEK, from the exons ATGGCAAATTCCAAAGAACAAGCGTGTTGGAATGAGTCCTTAGTAGAAgtttttgttgaaatat ATGAGTGGAGACTATGGAAAGATCTGAAGAATAAATATACCGGTCTTGGGTGGGATCCCAAGCTCAACACTGTTGTTGCGACCGAAGAGTGCTGGAGTCAAATAATTGGG AAAACCAAGGAATTTGCAAGGTTTAAGAAAAAAGGAATATCACCCGagtttgaaaccaaattggataTATTGTTTTTCGATATTACAGCTACTGGAAAGCATGCATGGGCACCATCTTCTTCAATCCCTATCCCTAATAGTTCAGAGGAAGGTGACAATGTTAACTACGTTGAAGGTAGTGGTGACTCTGATGAGAGAGATGTATCTAATTACACTCGGTCCTCTAAGAGGAAAAGAAGTGAGAGAGCTTTgaaagataaagaaaaaataccaaaaaagGTTGGAGGTGGTGCACAGTTGGCCAAAGAAATTGGCATAATTTGTTCTGCAATTGAAAGTAGAAGTACATCATCTTCAATAGTCAGTAATGCACGCACTAGTATTACTAAAGTGATGAAGGATGTCACCTCATTGCCTGGAGCTGAGCAGGGAACCAGATTGTGGTTCTTTGCCACTCGATTGTTTTTAAGtgcagagaagagagagatgtaCTGCACTATGGAAGATCCTAACATGAAGTTAGGGTGGTTGCAATTTgagatgaatgaaaaatag